ATTTTGTGGAAAAATTCATTAAATATTAGGTTGACTTATTGATATTCTTAtatgatttatattttttaaaaataaaaatttaactaaaatgcaAAAAATGTATTATATTAGGTAAATTTTGGGTAGAATAACTTATGGACTTGCGGCTCCAACCTACAGGCCTGGCCCATCTTGTTTGGTGCCAATGCCATTGCAAGTTTCCAAGTTTTAACTTTCCTTCCTGCGCAATGGAGGTGGAAGAAGGCTTCAATTCAAACGACTCTTTCATCTGCAGAGCAGCTTAGCCATGGTCGAAGCAAAGAAGAAAGACACTGCAAGTAACACAGAAGAAGACCGCATTAGCAGCTTACCTGATGAACTTCTTTGTCACATTCTTTCCTTCTTGCCATCAACACTACAAGCTATGAGAACTTCCGTTTTATCAAAAAGATGGCGTCGTCTTTGGACGCACGTTCCAAACATCACTTTCCCTTTCAAATTCGTCCCATTAGTCTTTTACTACGACCTCAAAGAATACCGTCAACGAGCCGCCGTATTGATTGATAATACTTTGAAGCCTTATTCTGCCTCCAAGATCAAGAAATTCTGCATCCAATTTTCCGCAGATTTGATTGGCTTGGGTCCACGAATGGATTCTTGGGTCCGTTTCGCCGTGGAAAGGGACGTGGAGGATCTTACTTTGGAATTTTCTTTCGACAAAACAATACGCAGGTTGGATATCAAAGGATTAACAGGTTACTGGTTGCCCCAATTCTTTTACCAAAATTCTTGGTTGCGTAATTTGAAGACTGATTTTTGTGAGTTTGAGCCTGATGGGAGAGTCTTATGGTCATCACTGAAGGATTTGAGTATAGGGCATGCTATTTTGACTGATGAAGTGATGCAAAATATTCTAGATGGAACTCCTGTACTTGAATCCTTGAAATTGGTCACTTGCAATGGAATTCATAGGCTTGATCTTTCTTTGAATTCTCATTTGAAGGAGTTAGTAGTGATACATCAAGCTGCTCCTTACGTTAATGACGATGATACTGTGCTTGAAATTGCAGGTCCTCACCTTAAGAGTTTGGTAATTATGGGTTTTTGGTTTATGAAGAAGTGTAAGTTGATGAATATGTCATCTTTGATCAAGGCTACCCTAGATTTTGAGGTAGGAAAAAGTCTTCATGTAAGGAGGAATGATTTCTTAGAGAAGAGTCGAAATATTGTCGAGGAGTATCTTCGCAATGTTGATCATGCTAGGGAACTAAAACTAGGAAGTTGGTGCATTCAGGTAATATTCCCTTTAATTTATACGGTTAGAATCCTTTTGCTTACTATTGTTCTTATTGGCAAAGacgaaattgttgtaattgatttgctttttctttctttctttcattttcttttttgtgCTAGTGTAAGCATAATATCCAATGTTTCTTGTCTGTTTTGTCAATTAGCAGCAGTTTGCGAGGTAAAACTTGAAACATGGAGGGTTGGCTTTATTTCAGTGGGACATGAGTGGTAGGGGTGgtaatattttattgattttcattttccttttctttttaggATGGAGGTAGAATCTTTGAATCTATGACCCCTGTTTGGAATTATCCTTGGATATAAAAACAATCCCAAGAATGTCAATAATAAGTTCAAATGAGTTCTTGAGTTAACCAGGTGATTTAGTGATATTGTGGATGTGTTTGATTGATTAATATAGTAGTTATTATTTGATTGAGAGACCTGAAAGAGCTAAAATTTATTAGCGTAGACCCTGAGTTTCGT
The sequence above is a segment of the Hevea brasiliensis isolate MT/VB/25A 57/8 chromosome 11, ASM3005281v1, whole genome shotgun sequence genome. Coding sequences within it:
- the LOC131168822 gene encoding putative F-box/LRR-repeat protein At3g18150 isoform X2, with product MVEAKKKDTASNTEEDRISSLPDELLCHILSFLPSTLQAMRTSVLSKRWRRLWTHVPNITFPFKFVPLVFYYDLKEYRQRAAVLIDNTLKPYSASKIKKFCIQFSADLIGLGPRMDSWVRFAVERDVEDLTLEFSFDKTIRRLDIKGLTGYWLPQFFYQNSWLRNLKTDFCEFEPDGRVLWSSLKDLSIGHAILTDEVMQNILDGTPVLESLKLVTCNGIHRLDLSLNSHLKELVVIHQAAPYVNDDDTVLEIAGPHLKSLVIMGFWFMKKCKLMNMSSLIKATLDFEVGKSLHVRRNDFLEKSRNIVEEYLRNVDHARELKLGSWCIQFYAVSDLSNSDDFGEKYWKSLKIILGHLWLHLKTVKISRLMETESGCSCERAFAFLGFLLKNASVLEKMIIYRSHVGYWCCNLDVIYMAFQLLSLPRCSPHAEARPILFAAIASFQLLTSYATEKE
- the LOC131168822 gene encoding F-box protein At5g03100-like isoform X1, with amino-acid sequence MVEAKKKDTASNTEEDRISSLPDELLCHILSFLPSTLQAMRTSVLSKRWRRLWTHVPNITFPFKFVPLVFYYDLKEYRQRAAVLIDNTLKPYSASKIKKFCIQFSADLIGLGPRMDSWVRFAVERDVEDLTLEFSFDKTIRRLDIKGLTGYWLPQFFYQNSWLRNLKTDFCEFEPDGRVLWSSLKDLSIGHAILTDEVMQNILDGTPVLESLKLVTCNGIHRLDLSLNSHLKELVVIHQAAPYVNDDDTVLEIAGPHLKSLVIMGFWFMKKCKLMNMSSLIKATLDFEVGKSLHVRRNDFLEKSRNIVEEYLRNVDHARELKLGSWCIQVLSTLRMVNFLLSPSFSRKCLILDVDSFSNQYIPGIANLLCCSYNLNELVINMCPDITCKEFYAVSDLSNSDDFGEKYWKSLKIILGHLWLHLKTVKISRLMETESGCSCERAFAFLGFLLKNASVLEKMIIYRSHVGYWCCNLDVIYMAFQLLSLPRCSPHAEARPILFAAIASFQLLTSYATEKE